A single Methanolobus sp. ZRKC5 DNA region contains:
- a CDS encoding NAD-dependent succinate-semialdehyde dehydrogenase: protein MTTISSINPATGKVIGEVEIHTDEQVSQILKKSAETFVEWKKTDVSERNELLRSFADILRKNKQQYGKLITTEMGKVMKQAVPEVVKCATMFDYFADNAEKMLDPEPAEENSCDSMIHYEPMGTVLAIKPWNFPFWQVLSAASHVLAGGNVMVLKHSSYVPMCALEIENIFLEAGFPEGVFQTLLVNGPTASSLISKDEIKAVSFTGGYDAGQKVAELAAHNMKKFVLELGGSDPFIILDDANVEMAAKVGVPSRFINTGQTCIAAKRFIVMEDVAEEFTERFVEGTKNLKVGDPMDPDTDIGPMVREEQVQILENQVNDAISKGAKALIPGGRMESEGYMYSPTVLSDVNMDMRVMREETFGPVAPIITVKDEKEAIELANDSEFGLGASVWSQDRKRAMRIAAELETGMIGINSFCTPQACLPFGGVKKSGMGRELSKHGFYEFMNIKSIKMM, encoded by the coding sequence ATGACCACTATCTCATCCATCAACCCAGCAACAGGAAAAGTCATCGGTGAAGTAGAAATACATACTGATGAGCAGGTTAGCCAAATACTCAAAAAATCTGCTGAAACATTTGTTGAATGGAAGAAAACTGATGTTTCAGAGCGTAATGAACTTCTGCGGAGCTTCGCTGATATATTACGCAAGAACAAGCAGCAATATGGAAAACTCATCACAACTGAGATGGGAAAGGTCATGAAGCAGGCAGTTCCCGAGGTCGTAAAATGTGCAACCATGTTTGATTACTTTGCAGATAATGCAGAGAAGATGCTTGATCCTGAGCCTGCGGAAGAGAACTCGTGCGACTCGATGATACATTATGAACCAATGGGCACCGTGCTTGCTATCAAACCATGGAACTTCCCATTCTGGCAGGTGCTCAGTGCAGCATCCCATGTGCTTGCAGGTGGGAATGTGATGGTACTGAAGCACTCAAGTTATGTGCCAATGTGCGCACTGGAAATTGAGAACATATTTTTAGAGGCAGGATTTCCTGAAGGTGTCTTCCAGACACTTCTTGTGAACGGACCCACTGCATCCTCACTCATTTCAAAAGATGAGATCAAGGCAGTTTCCTTCACCGGAGGATATGATGCCGGCCAGAAGGTCGCAGAACTTGCCGCTCATAACATGAAGAAATTTGTGCTGGAACTCGGTGGCAGTGACCCATTTATAATTCTTGATGATGCAAATGTGGAAATGGCGGCAAAAGTAGGAGTTCCAAGTCGATTTATCAATACCGGACAGACATGCATAGCAGCCAAGCGTTTCATTGTTATGGAAGACGTGGCGGAGGAGTTCACTGAAAGGTTTGTTGAAGGTACGAAGAATCTGAAGGTCGGTGACCCCATGGACCCTGATACAGATATCGGACCAATGGTAAGGGAAGAGCAGGTTCAAATACTGGAAAACCAGGTCAATGATGCAATATCAAAGGGTGCAAAAGCCCTGATTCCAGGAGGAAGAATGGAAAGTGAGGGTTACATGTATTCACCAACCGTCCTTAGTGATGTAAACATGGATATGAGGGTCATGAGGGAAGAAACATTCGGACCGGTGGCACCGATAATCACTGTAAAAGATGAAAAGGAAGCTATTGAACTTGCAAACGATTCAGAGTTCGGTCTGGGTGCCAGTGTATGGAGTCAGGACCGGAAAAGGGCCATGAGAATTGCCGCTGAACTTGAAACAGGAATGATTGGAATAAACTCATTTTGCACACCTCAGGCCTGCCTGCCCTTTGGCGGAGTGAAGAAAAGCGGTATGGGTCGGGAACTCTCAAAGCACGGGTTCTATGAGTTCATGAACATCAAGTCGATAAAGATGATG
- a CDS encoding DUF61 family protein, protein MSGRHPIADDSILTRWMRLEIGKINDGIVSERKTLVQLLTEERPESRTKTGKEHIFDTAVLLNLSEKLPPDLHEKLKLPMIFFSDIKVPDSCYLNDPLALEALQILGELSNMRRMQQGKLWVEKSIAYTIMKKHPTVVQIAMR, encoded by the coding sequence ATGTCAGGAAGACATCCAATTGCCGATGACTCAATCCTCACTCGATGGATGAGACTGGAAATAGGAAAAATAAATGATGGCATTGTTTCAGAGCGCAAAACCCTTGTCCAGCTTCTAACAGAAGAAAGACCAGAGTCCAGAACGAAAACAGGAAAAGAACACATTTTTGACACAGCTGTGCTGCTAAATCTCAGCGAAAAACTGCCTCCAGACCTGCATGAAAAGCTAAAGCTGCCCATGATTTTCTTTTCGGATATAAAGGTTCCTGACAGTTGTTATCTCAATGATCCTCTGGCTCTTGAAGCATTACAGATACTTGGAGAACTCAGTAATATGCGCCGCATGCAACAGGGAAAACTATGGGTTGAGAAGTCCATTGCTTATACTATCATGAAAAAGCATCCTACTGTTGTACAGATTGCTATGAGATAA
- a CDS encoding nucleotidyltransferase family protein has protein sequence MDPLKLLKQHENVIKGWFGVKRIGLFGSFARGESLDKSDVDVLVEFAEGKKTFDNFMELKFYLEELFGRDVDLVIETAIKPRLKNYIMREAVYA, from the coding sequence ATGGATCCTCTTAAGCTTTTGAAGCAGCATGAAAACGTTATCAAAGGATGGTTTGGTGTTAAGAGAATAGGTCTTTTTGGATCATTTGCCAGAGGTGAATCACTGGATAAGAGTGATGTAGACGTGCTTGTAGAGTTTGCTGAAGGCAAAAAAACATTTGATAATTTCATGGAATTAAAATTCTATCTTGAAGAGCTTTTTGGAAGAGATGTTGATTTGGTCATTGAAACAGCTATTAAACCCAGATTGAAGAATTACATCATGAGGGAAGCTGTTTATGCCTAA
- a CDS encoding nucleotidyltransferase domain-containing protein translates to MNNSSSVFEASIQKVKTAVLEVFENEDVRIILFGSRARGNAHYTSDIDIGILPSGKCDRKKITVLRADLEEMNIPYTVDLVDLSIVSEDFRQKVLDEGEVWKDRINCK, encoded by the coding sequence ATGAACAATTCATCTTCTGTTTTTGAAGCATCCATTCAAAAAGTAAAGACAGCAGTTCTTGAAGTTTTTGAAAATGAGGATGTAAGGATAATTCTTTTCGGTTCAAGGGCAAGGGGAAATGCTCACTACACGTCGGATATAGATATTGGCATTCTGCCATCTGGCAAGTGTGATAGAAAAAAGATAACTGTCTTAAGAGCAGATTTAGAGGAAATGAACATTCCCTATACAGTGGATCTGGTGGACCTGTCCATCGTTTCCGAAGACTTCAGACAGAAAGTGCTTGATGAGGGTGAAGTATGGAAAGACAGAATAAACTGCAAATGA
- a CDS encoding HI0074 family nucleotidyltransferase substrate-binding subunit has protein sequence MERQNKLQMKARVAKRALGTLQEIMDESYSVIIRDAAIQRFEYTFEAIWKLVKEYLIEREGIVCNSPKSCFREAFKMHLLNENESMQSLYMTDDRNMTTHTYHEDVAEEIYKELSGYYSLMNRIYTNIIKDSGLD, from the coding sequence ATGGAAAGACAGAATAAACTGCAAATGAAAGCAAGAGTTGCAAAAAGAGCTCTGGGTACCCTGCAGGAGATCATGGATGAGTCATACTCTGTCATAATCAGGGATGCTGCAATCCAGCGATTTGAGTACACATTTGAGGCGATATGGAAACTCGTCAAGGAGTATCTTATTGAAAGAGAGGGTATCGTGTGCAATTCTCCGAAATCGTGCTTCCGTGAAGCTTTCAAAATGCATCTCCTAAATGAGAATGAGAGTATGCAGTCGTTGTACATGACCGATGACAGGAACATGACAACTCACACATATCATGAAGATGTGGCAGAGGAGATATACAAGGAACTTTCAGGATATTACAGTTTGATGAACAGGATATACACGAATATTATCAAGGATTCAGGACTGGATTAA
- a CDS encoding Fic family protein, which produces MYQPDFYYNDRMVRLLARTQAAREIILNTHVPPAWERRLQINNLFRLAYHATSLDENGLSIRQVTKLVNGQDIFGDETDKKQVLNFLELNEYLQSLENEEISEDMILTLHKIAMKGIGPEDEIGRYRTTIAKGFMEPERVRYCVRDLIDWIYSDEAAEMLPALKAGIVHYELYRMHPFEKASGTIARSISAYILGKNFKEAKKLFTIEEFFNQRKKDYFESLEGSNGKEPDINEWLEYYLYALALKVSRVENAVLNISRDHGNVGKYLQIGLKDRQIKGIKFAREMGKITNQEYQKLCDLGVSTSKRDLHELVKKKIFVQVGKTGRGTYYKLRYDHLDELI; this is translated from the coding sequence ATGTACCAGCCGGATTTTTACTATAATGACAGAATGGTACGCCTGCTTGCAAGGACACAGGCAGCCAGGGAGATAATTCTCAATACCCACGTACCTCCCGCATGGGAAAGAAGACTGCAGATCAACAACCTTTTCAGGCTCGCCTATCATGCAACCAGCCTTGATGAAAATGGACTATCCATAAGACAGGTTACAAAACTCGTAAACGGACAGGATATATTCGGGGATGAAACGGATAAGAAACAGGTCCTTAATTTTCTGGAACTGAATGAGTATCTTCAGAGCCTTGAAAACGAGGAAATATCCGAGGATATGATACTCACACTTCATAAAATTGCTATGAAAGGAATTGGTCCGGAAGATGAGATTGGTCGTTACCGAACAACTATAGCTAAAGGATTTATGGAACCTGAAAGAGTGAGATATTGTGTTAGGGACTTGATCGATTGGATCTACAGTGACGAAGCTGCCGAAATGTTACCTGCACTAAAGGCCGGGATAGTTCACTATGAACTTTATCGCATGCATCCTTTTGAAAAAGCGAGTGGGACTATTGCCAGAAGCATATCTGCCTATATTCTGGGAAAAAACTTCAAAGAAGCAAAGAAATTGTTCACCATTGAGGAGTTCTTCAACCAGAGAAAAAAAGACTATTTTGAGAGCCTTGAAGGCAGCAATGGAAAAGAACCTGACATCAATGAATGGCTGGAGTACTATCTCTACGCTCTTGCATTAAAGGTCTCAAGGGTTGAAAATGCCGTGCTGAACATAAGCCGTGACCACGGGAATGTAGGAAAATATCTTCAGATAGGATTAAAAGACAGACAGATCAAAGGAATAAAATTTGCACGTGAGATGGGAAAGATCACGAATCAGGAATACCAGAAACTTTGCGATCTGGGAGTTTCAACATCAAAACGGGACCTTCATGAACTTGTTAAGAAAAAGATCTTTGTACAGGTGGGAAAAACAGGACGTGGAACTTATTATAAACTCAGGTACGACCACCTGGATGAGTTGATCTGA
- a CDS encoding ribose 1,5-bisphosphate isomerase codes for MDDLYTTAEKIRTMDIRGAGRIAVAASAAMRDYAMSLKSLPLNEFDIKIEEAAKTLVDTRPTAVSLPNAVALTKRHSSTNTYDAIDEISENAEKFIKNAEEALGKIGKIGAQRIHDGDVIMTHCNSHAAISIIKTAFDQGKNISVIATESRPRRQGFITIRELNDYGIPTSLIVDSAVRLTMKEVDIVVVGADSISVNGALINKIGTSQLAMAAQEARRNVIVAAETYKFSPRTLLGEMVEIEDRSSDEVIDAEILSELPNVKVKNPAFDVTPAEYIDLIITEVGAFPPAMAFTVIKDYLGLEIVENES; via the coding sequence ATGGATGATTTGTACACTACAGCAGAGAAGATAAGGACGATGGATATCAGGGGGGCAGGAAGGATTGCAGTAGCAGCATCAGCTGCCATGAGGGATTATGCAATGTCGTTGAAATCCCTGCCTTTAAATGAATTTGATATTAAGATTGAAGAGGCAGCAAAGACACTTGTGGACACCCGACCAACTGCCGTATCCCTTCCCAATGCTGTTGCTCTCACAAAGAGGCATAGTTCTACGAATACTTATGATGCCATCGATGAAATATCAGAAAATGCGGAGAAATTCATCAAAAATGCAGAGGAAGCACTGGGTAAAATAGGAAAGATAGGTGCTCAGCGCATCCACGATGGCGATGTCATCATGACCCATTGTAATTCCCATGCAGCTATCTCTATTATCAAAACAGCCTTCGACCAGGGCAAGAACATATCTGTCATTGCCACAGAATCCCGGCCCAGAAGGCAGGGTTTCATCACCATCCGGGAATTGAATGATTACGGTATTCCTACAAGTCTCATTGTGGACTCGGCTGTGAGACTGACAATGAAAGAAGTAGACATTGTGGTAGTCGGTGCAGATTCAATTTCCGTTAATGGTGCACTCATTAACAAGATTGGCACTTCCCAGCTCGCAATGGCGGCACAGGAAGCCCGCAGAAATGTTATCGTTGCTGCTGAAACCTACAAATTCAGCCCGAGAACTCTTCTTGGTGAAATGGTAGAAATAGAAGACCGTTCCAGTGATGAAGTAATAGATGCTGAGATTCTCAGTGAACTTCCCAATGTCAAAGTCAAAAATCCGGCGTTCGATGTGACTCCTGCAGAGTACATCGACTTGATAATCACTGAAGTAGGAGCTTTCCCTCCAGCTATGGCTTTTACGGTAATAAAGGATTATCTGGGACTTGAAATTGTTGAAAATGAGAGTTAA
- a CDS encoding helix-hairpin-helix domain-containing protein, whose translation MKNSEKEKGLEEIMQMPGFGRKSAEQLWELGIHSIAQLKGKDPELMYLELIELRGKHVDRCVLYGFREAVYYASHKNHDPQLLKWWNWSDKNMEKRKD comes from the coding sequence ATGAAAAACTCTGAAAAAGAAAAAGGATTGGAAGAAATAATGCAGATGCCAGGATTTGGGAGGAAATCGGCTGAACAACTATGGGAACTGGGGATACACTCGATCGCACAGCTCAAAGGTAAAGATCCCGAGTTAATGTACCTTGAATTAATTGAACTGAGAGGCAAACACGTAGATAGATGTGTATTATATGGTTTCAGGGAAGCGGTCTATTATGCATCCCATAAAAACCACGACCCGCAACTGCTCAAATGGTGGAACTGGTCCGATAAGAATATGGAAAAAAGAAAGGATTGA
- a CDS encoding SagB/ThcOx family dehydrogenase, which translates to MKEIGKDFMEKTQYRYLDRSDQAMGYPQPPLELGAKDNNRIIDLPKPKDIQVNEIGLRQAIENRTSVRNYSSEPLLIEELSYLLWCTQGVKEVVRDVVSFRTVPSAGARHALETYILVNNVHGVENGLYRFLPIEHKLVEIDMGKDIADKIMRGCLDQAFVKTSAVTFIWTAVPYRMEWRYGQRGYRYLHLDAGHACQNLYLSAESVGCGVCAIAAFLDEEINPALGLDGENEFVIYVATVGKK; encoded by the coding sequence ATGAAGGAAATTGGCAAAGATTTCATGGAAAAGACACAGTATAGATATCTTGACAGATCAGACCAGGCAATGGGGTATCCTCAGCCACCTCTGGAACTGGGAGCAAAGGATAACAACAGGATCATAGACCTCCCCAAACCAAAAGATATACAGGTAAATGAGATCGGCCTGAGACAGGCCATAGAAAACAGAACAAGTGTCAGAAATTACAGCTCTGAGCCACTTTTGATTGAAGAACTTTCATACCTGCTCTGGTGCACACAGGGAGTCAAGGAAGTTGTCCGGGATGTTGTCAGTTTCAGGACAGTTCCTTCAGCCGGAGCAAGACACGCCCTGGAGACCTATATTCTTGTAAATAATGTTCACGGAGTGGAAAATGGTCTGTACAGATTCCTCCCCATTGAACATAAACTTGTGGAAATTGATATGGGAAAGGACATCGCAGATAAGATAATGCGGGGATGTCTTGATCAGGCATTCGTTAAGACCAGTGCTGTTACATTCATTTGGACAGCCGTACCCTACAGGATGGAATGGAGATACGGGCAGAGGGGATACAGGTATCTGCATCTGGACGCAGGACATGCCTGCCAGAACCTCTACCTAAGCGCAGAGTCAGTGGGCTGTGGAGTTTGTGCTATTGCAGCATTCCTTGACGAGGAAATTAATCCTGCACTTGGACTTGATGGAGAAAATGAGTTCGTCATATATGTTGCAACCGTGGGTAAAAAATGA
- a CDS encoding class I SAM-dependent methyltransferase, which yields MRTYFDQHANEYDAWYDKNMAVFDSELSAIVKILANMQPNLRGIEIGVGTGRFASKLHLGYGLDPSTGMLQLARQRNIKCVEAVAEKLPFKDETFDMILMVTVICFLDDVQQAFNEAARILRNSGVVVIGMIDRNSHLGKAYDEKEKSRTSHKTMNFRTVDETLTFLHEAGLSEYGVCQTLFKPLEEITIAEPAIWSHGEGGFVVISAGKNLKKNDE from the coding sequence ATGAGAACATATTTCGATCAGCACGCAAATGAATACGATGCCTGGTACGATAAAAACATGGCAGTATTCGATTCGGAACTTTCTGCCATCGTAAAAATACTTGCTAATATGCAACCGAATCTCAGAGGAATCGAGATAGGTGTAGGAACCGGAAGGTTTGCCAGCAAGTTGCATCTCGGCTATGGATTGGACCCATCAACTGGAATGCTTCAACTGGCACGTCAGAGGAATATCAAATGCGTTGAGGCAGTGGCTGAAAAACTACCATTCAAGGATGAAACTTTCGATATGATCCTGATGGTCACAGTGATTTGTTTTTTGGATGATGTTCAGCAAGCGTTCAACGAAGCAGCAAGAATACTCAGAAATTCTGGTGTGGTCGTAATCGGAATGATAGACCGGAATAGCCATCTTGGAAAAGCTTACGATGAGAAGGAAAAGAGCAGGACTTCTCACAAGACTATGAACTTCAGGACAGTGGATGAAACGCTTACATTCCTTCATGAAGCAGGGCTCAGTGAGTACGGCGTCTGCCAGACGCTTTTCAAGCCTTTGGAAGAGATTACGATTGCAGAACCGGCAATATGGAGTCATGGTGAAGGTGGATTTGTGGTGATAAGTGCAGGCAAGAACCTGAAGAAAAATGATGAATGA
- a CDS encoding PEGA domain-containing protein, whose amino-acid sequence MQGDVRYVITSFTSLVVALAIIFALVTVASAETNTGIIYIYSADTTNAKSYVSLLEDNGYRVNMIPVSKVEDTDLSQYNVIITGTDTEWIDIDTVTAIRKSGRPVIGIGEGGYSLFGQIGLVCGHPNGWHGSVNSIYVVDASNTVFQEPNVIKISRDGILQLYSSTNHIGIYIPSMTEEILMLGREPENKEHYPLLFEENRYFLWGFTASPESMTDNGKALFINTVAYMSGLETQPEKISGVETPAFTDIPLMTPELNRIQVIEKPLRVATPVKTMEKKTGDTFDLGDGYVMLISEVSGAGEVQVLVEQDGKVIEEKILLKGEDYLLPKFTGENIHIVVEDINMGAMPTDTHVIMLVVPYLLLTVVSQPSGAEIFIDGNMVDSSPSQDIVLTDFDEHEIQLKLEGYRVHEETIRFTPGEEAQINKEIQLISSEMEVNELMKSEEEENEQLTDNSERKKTMPSTDIETSDVASDTEPEVVPGFLATIAAVAVICGYGLIRKKKRQL is encoded by the coding sequence ATGCAAGGGGACGTGAGATACGTCATTACATCTTTTACAAGCTTAGTGGTAGCACTGGCAATCATCTTTGCATTGGTAACAGTGGCAAGCGCAGAAACTAACACAGGGATTATCTACATATATTCTGCAGATACGACGAATGCAAAATCCTACGTTTCGTTGCTTGAAGATAATGGCTATAGAGTAAACATGATACCCGTAAGTAAGGTGGAGGATACCGACCTTTCGCAGTACAATGTTATAATTACAGGAACAGACACAGAATGGATTGATATTGATACTGTAACTGCCATCAGAAAAAGTGGTCGACCGGTAATTGGAATCGGAGAGGGAGGATATTCCCTTTTCGGACAGATCGGTCTTGTTTGCGGACACCCGAACGGGTGGCATGGCAGTGTAAACAGCATCTATGTAGTTGATGCTTCAAATACTGTTTTTCAGGAACCCAATGTTATAAAGATTTCAAGAGATGGCATATTGCAGCTGTACTCTTCTACAAATCACATTGGTATCTACATTCCCTCCATGACGGAAGAAATATTGATGCTAGGCAGGGAACCTGAGAATAAAGAGCACTATCCTCTGCTGTTTGAAGAGAACAGATACTTTTTGTGGGGTTTTACAGCTTCTCCTGAAAGTATGACAGATAACGGAAAAGCACTTTTTATCAACACTGTAGCTTATATGAGTGGCCTTGAAACACAACCTGAGAAGATCAGTGGGGTAGAAACACCCGCATTTACAGATATTCCGCTCATGACCCCGGAACTGAATAGAATACAGGTGATAGAAAAACCATTACGTGTAGCTACCCCAGTCAAGACTATGGAAAAGAAGACAGGAGATACTTTCGACCTGGGTGATGGATATGTAATGCTCATAAGTGAGGTTAGTGGAGCCGGTGAAGTCCAGGTACTGGTTGAACAGGATGGAAAGGTCATTGAGGAAAAGATATTGCTGAAGGGTGAGGATTATCTGCTGCCCAAATTCACAGGAGAGAATATACACATCGTGGTAGAGGACATAAACATGGGTGCTATGCCAACAGATACACATGTCATAATGCTTGTCGTGCCATATCTGCTTCTGACAGTGGTGTCACAGCCATCTGGAGCTGAAATATTCATTGACGGAAATATGGTAGATTCCAGTCCCAGTCAGGACATAGTCCTTACGGATTTCGATGAACATGAAATACAACTGAAACTTGAGGGATACCGCGTCCATGAGGAAACCATAAGATTCACACCGGGAGAAGAAGCCCAGATAAATAAGGAGATACAGCTGATCAGTTCCGAGATGGAGGTAAATGAGCTCATGAAATCCGAGGAGGAGGAAAACGAGCAACTGACGGATAACAGTGAGCGGAAAAAAACAATGCCATCAACTGATATCGAGACTTCCGATGTCGCCAGCGATACAGAACCAGAGGTTGTACCTGGATTCCTGGCAACCATCGCTGCTGTGGCCGTGATCTGTGGATACGGCCTCATTAGGAAGAAAAAAAGACAGCTTTAA
- a CDS encoding DNA-3-methyladenine glycosylase I, with protein MKVRCEWAEVNEFEIEYHDTEWGVPEHDDRKLFEFLILEGAQAGLSWDTILKRRENYRKAFDNFDYDAIASYGEEKIEELLQDSGIIRNKLKVRSAVRNAQSLIEVRNEFGSFDNYLRGFLKKGKTIQNSWKSMEELPAKTELSEKISKDMKKRGFNFVGPTIIYAFMQAMGMVNDHVVTCFRHEECRKLQ; from the coding sequence ATGAAAGTACGATGCGAATGGGCTGAGGTCAATGAATTTGAAATAGAGTATCATGATACCGAATGGGGTGTGCCTGAACATGATGACCGAAAACTGTTCGAGTTTCTGATACTTGAAGGAGCACAGGCAGGGCTTAGCTGGGATACTATTCTGAAAAGAAGAGAGAACTACCGGAAAGCCTTTGATAATTTTGATTACGATGCAATTGCCAGCTATGGTGAAGAGAAGATAGAGGAACTTTTACAGGATAGCGGTATTATCAGGAACAAGCTGAAGGTGCGTTCCGCAGTTCGCAATGCTCAATCATTAATCGAGGTCAGAAATGAGTTCGGCTCATTTGACAATTATCTTCGGGGATTTTTGAAAAAAGGAAAAACTATACAGAATTCATGGAAATCAATGGAAGAGCTACCTGCAAAAACAGAGTTGTCCGAAAAGATAAGCAAGGACATGAAGAAAAGAGGATTCAACTTCGTGGGCCCCACGATAATCTATGCCTTCATGCAGGCTATGGGAATGGTCAATGACCATGTTGTGACATGTTTCAGACACGAAGAATGCAGAAAACTTCAGTGA
- a CDS encoding ABC transporter ATP-binding protein has protein sequence MIEAKEVTRTFLMGKVEVNALRGISLNIDKGEFVAIVGSSGSGKTTLLNQLGLLDTPTSGQVFIDSTNASELTDKQKIRFRLDNLGYVFQDYALIPTLTGLENVYLPLMMQGLKQEDVMKKATAILEAVGLADRMHHLPSEMSGGQQQRISIARALVHEPKILFADEPCANLDSEASRQILELFSRFNKENEQTIVMVTHEEWHLDYVDRVINLKDGLIAD, from the coding sequence ATGATTGAAGCAAAAGAGGTCACAAGAACTTTCCTCATGGGTAAAGTGGAAGTAAACGCACTCAGGGGTATCAGTCTCAATATAGATAAAGGGGAATTCGTTGCCATCGTAGGCTCAAGCGGAAGTGGGAAAACCACCCTGCTCAACCAACTCGGATTACTGGATACACCAACATCCGGGCAGGTGTTCATTGACTCGACCAATGCATCAGAACTTACTGACAAACAAAAAATAAGATTCCGACTGGACAATCTGGGTTACGTCTTCCAGGATTATGCGCTGATTCCCACCCTGACAGGTCTTGAGAATGTCTACCTGCCCCTGATGATGCAGGGACTAAAACAAGAGGATGTTATGAAAAAAGCTACTGCTATACTTGAAGCTGTAGGACTTGCTGACAGGATGCATCACCTGCCATCAGAAATGAGTGGTGGACAGCAACAAAGAATATCTATCGCCAGAGCATTGGTACACGAACCAAAAATACTCTTTGCCGATGAGCCCTGCGCCAATCTTGACAGTGAAGCCTCCAGACAGATCCTTGAACTGTTCAGCAGGTTCAATAAAGAAAATGAGCAGACCATTGTGATGGTAACTCACGAAGAGTGGCATCTTGATTATGTGGATAGGGTCATCAATTTAAAGGACGGACTGATTGCAGATTGA
- a CDS encoding FtsX-like permease family protein, producing the protein MFERTKVSFFLASRSILRGNKGITFFTIIVLTLVYLQLVFFSSMIGGVTLKFNDVLVDYQTGDLVVEPGQDELYISDVDSLTKKIEHLPEVVGVSPRLRLKSSISFKEKEVGATIYGIDANEEELVTKFQSAMVEGEFISKLDRGEIVLGRELSGGYGAVMQSRSLEDVSVGDVVTVMINGQAMEFRVKGIYNTLFFMSDSSAFVNKEDLEEALDAENKAHEIAIKIKDEADEQYVREEILSLGVQEEVRTWQEFAGILKIIEGTLSMIRNVFTAVGLIVAFVIIFVVIFVNIVSQKRQIGVQKAIGIEEEVIISSFVFQAMFYAFVAMVIGYSLMQFVFTPYTQSHPINAPIGKVSLNLSNSEAAIRAMMLFMAAVIGSLIPSYRMTKRSLLDLIWGSN; encoded by the coding sequence ATGTTTGAGAGAACAAAGGTCTCATTTTTCCTGGCATCACGGTCGATACTTAGAGGAAACAAAGGTATCACTTTCTTTACTATCATAGTCCTGACACTTGTGTATCTCCAACTTGTATTCTTTTCCAGTATGATAGGCGGAGTGACGCTGAAGTTCAATGATGTGCTTGTGGACTACCAGACAGGAGACCTTGTTGTAGAACCCGGCCAGGATGAACTTTACATATCAGATGTTGACTCGCTTACAAAAAAGATAGAACACCTTCCTGAAGTGGTGGGTGTCTCTCCGCGTTTGCGACTGAAGAGTTCCATATCTTTCAAAGAAAAAGAGGTTGGTGCAACAATTTATGGTATTGATGCAAATGAAGAGGAGCTCGTCACTAAATTTCAATCCGCGATGGTCGAGGGGGAATTCATAAGCAAGCTGGACAGGGGAGAAATAGTACTTGGAAGAGAACTGTCCGGCGGATACGGAGCAGTAATGCAAAGCAGGTCTCTTGAAGACGTGTCTGTGGGGGACGTTGTTACTGTTATGATAAACGGCCAGGCAATGGAATTCAGGGTAAAGGGTATCTACAATACTTTGTTCTTCATGTCAGATTCTTCAGCCTTTGTAAACAAGGAAGACCTTGAGGAAGCGCTTGACGCTGAGAATAAGGCTCATGAGATCGCCATAAAGATTAAGGACGAAGCAGATGAGCAATACGTCAGGGAAGAGATACTTTCCCTGGGAGTGCAGGAGGAAGTGCGCACCTGGCAGGAATTTGCCGGAATACTCAAAATAATAGAAGGCACACTTTCAATGATAAGAAACGTATTCACAGCAGTTGGTCTCATTGTAGCCTTTGTTATCATTTTTGTGGTTATCTTTGTCAACATCGTAAGCCAGAAAAGACAGATAGGCGTCCAGAAAGCCATCGGTATAGAAGAGGAAGTGATAATTTCATCCTTTGTGTTTCAAGCGATGTTCTATGCTTTTGTGGCAATGGTCATAGGCTACAGCCTGATGCAGTTCGTTTTCACACCTTATACGCAATCACATCCCATCAATGCACCAATTGGCAAAGTGAGCCTGAACCTTAGTAACTCTGAGGCTGCCATCCGTGCAATGATGCTGTTCATGGCGGCTGTCATAGGATCTTTAATTCCTTCCTACAGGATGACAAAGAGAAGTCTGCTCGATCTTATATGGGGTTCGAACTGA